The proteins below are encoded in one region of Saccopteryx leptura isolate mSacLep1 chromosome 1, mSacLep1_pri_phased_curated, whole genome shotgun sequence:
- the RAG2 gene encoding V(D)J recombination-activating protein 2: MSLQMVTVSNNIALIQPGFSLMNFDGQVFFFGQKGWPKRSCPTGVFHFDVKHNHLKLKPAFFSKDSCYLPPLRYPATCTFKGSLESEKYQYIIHGGKTPNNELSDKIYVMSVACKNNKKVTFHCTEKDLVGDVPEARYGHSIDVVYSRGKSMGVIFGGRSYIPPAQRTTEKWNSVADCLPHIFLVDFEFGCSTSYILPELQDGLSFHVSIARNDTIYILGGHSLANNVRPANLYRIRVDLPLGSPDVNCTVLPGGISVSSAILTQTNNDEFVVVGGYQLENQKRMVCNTISFEDNKIEIREMETPDWTPDIKHSKIWFGNNMGNGTIFLGIPGDNKQAASETFYFYLLKCTEDDVNEDQKTFINSQTSTEDPGDSTPFEDSEEFCFSAEATSFDGDDEFDTYNEDDEEDESITGYWITCCPTCDVDINTWVPFYSTELNKPAMIYCSHGAGHWVHAQCMDLAERTLIQLSEGSNKYYCNEHVEIAKALQTPKRVLPLKKPPLKSLHKKGSGKILTPAKKSFLRRLFD; this comes from the coding sequence ATGTCACTACAGATGGTTACAGTCAGTAATAACATAGCCTTAATTCAACCAGGCTTCTCACTGATGAATTTTGATGGGCAAGTTTTCTTCTTTGGCCAAAAAGGCTGGCCCAAGAGGTCCTGCCCCACTGGAGTTTTCCATTTTGATGTAAAGCATAACCATCTCAAACTGAAACCTGCGTTTTTCTCTAAGGATTCCTGCTACCTTCCTCCTCTTCGCTACCCAGCCACTTGCACGTTCAAAGGCAGCTTAGAATCTGAAAAGTATCAGTATATTATTCATGGAGGGAAAACACCAAACAATGAGCTTTCAGATAAGATTTATGTCATGTCTGTTGCatgcaagaacaacaaaaaagttacttTTCACTGCACAGAAAAAGACTTGGTAGGAGATGTTCCTGAAGCCAGATATGGTCATTCCATTGATGTGGTGTACAGTCGAGGGAAGAGCATGGGTGTTATCTTCGGAGGACGATCATACATACCTCCTGCCCAAAGAACCACAGAAAAATGGAATAGTGTAGCTGACTGCCTGCCCCACATTTTCTTGGTGGATTTTGAATTTGGGTGCTCTACTTCCTACATACTTCCAGAACTTCAGGATGGGCTATCTTTTCATGTCTCCATTGCTAGAAACGATACCATTTATATTTTAGGAGGACATTCACTTGCCAATAATGTCCGCCCTGCCAACCTGTACAGAATAAGGGTTGATTTACCCCTGGGTAGCCCAGATGTGAATTGCACAGTTTTGCCAGGAGGAATATCTGTCTCCAGTGCAATCCTGACTCAAACAAACAATGATGAATTTGTTGTTGTGGGTGGCTATCAGCttgaaaaccaaaaaagaatGGTATGCAACACCATCTCTTTTGAGGACAACAAGATAGAAATTCGTGAGATGGAGACCCCAGATTGGACCCCAGATATTAAGCACAGCAAGATATGGTTTGGAAACAACATGGGAAATGGAACAATTTTCCTTGGCATACCAGGAGACAATAAACAGGCTGCTTCAGAAACATTCTACTTCTACCTGTTAAAATGTACTGAAGATGATGTGAATGAAGACCAGAAAACATTCATAAATAGTCAGACATCAACAGAAGATCCAGGGGACTCTACTCCCTTTGAAGACTCAGAAGAATTTTGTTTCAGTGCAGAAGCAACTAGttttgatggtgatgatgaaTTTGACACCTATAATGAAGATGATGAGGAAGATGAGTCTATAACCGGCTACTGGATTACATGCTGCCCTACTTGTGATGTAGATATCAACACTTGGGTGCCATTTTATTCAACTGAGCTAAACAAACCAGCCATGATCTATTGCTCTCATGGAGCTGGCCACTGGGTTCACGCCCAGTGCATGGATCTGGCAGAACGCACCCTCATCCAACTGTCAGAAGGAAGTAACAAGTATTACTGCAATGAGCATGTGGAGATAGCAAAAGCATTGCAAACCCCAAAACGAGTTCTGCCCTTAAAAAAGCCTCCACTGAAATCCCTCCACAAAAAGGGTTCTGGGAAAATACTTACTCCTGCCAAGAAATCTTTTCTTAGGAGGTTGTTTGATTAG